The following is a genomic window from Nitrospira sp..
GATCACTTCCGCGCCGGCCAGTTCCATATTACCCACTCGTTGCCACTTGATCACACCCTGTTGATCGATCACATAGACATTGGGAATGAATTTCCCGCCGCCATACAGCTTGTCGGTGGTCTTGTTCGGGTCGAGCAAGTAGGGATAGGTCACTTTCACCGGAAACGCGCTCAAAAACTCTCCCACATCCCGTTTGGAATTCCCCGATGAATTGATGCCGACGACCGCAACGTTTTTACCGACCATGGCTTCATGAACCTTTTGCAAATTGGTCCCTTGCGCCATGCAGGGATCACAGATATGGAAGAGCCCCAGGACGACTACCTTCCCTTTCAAGTGATCGAGCGAAACGGCATCACCCGTGACCGACGTCAGGGCAAAGGTCGGGGCCCTTTCACCCACCTTGAAAAATCCGGCGGCCAAGAGAAGTTGGATCGCCCACAAGGGTGCCAGGAGAATGGCACCAGCCAAGAGAACTCGTTTCATCGGAGCCTCCTTCCTGGAGACGAACAATCACATAAGGAAACTGCGCTTATCCAAGGCCGGTCTTCATCGATCGACAGCCTCGTTATTGGGACCATCCTAGCACGCGAATTTTTTCGGGAGCAACCACTTCGGCGGGGTGAAAATTAGACATTGACGAAGACCTGCCCCTCGTGTCGTGGGCCAGCCGTCAGCCTGGACTCTGCAGCCAACGCACGACGGCCCGGCGTATACGAACGGACGGAACACACCTAACCGCAATCCTATGGAACGGCTTGAGGCAAGCAGCCAGCATGCGAAGCCTCCGCTGGAACCGGAACCAGGGCAACGGCCTGGCGATCACCTTCGCCTCGGTCCGACACAGGGCCAGACCAAACTTCCACCGTTCCCGGCAGGAATCTTTGAGCGTGAAGTACAGGGCTTCCGCACAGTCCTCATCGATGCCCTGCCAGGGATTCTTCAGCAGCTGTTTCGGCATGCACTGAACGAGCGCAGGAATATCAGGATCCCCGTCAATCTCTCCAAGCACGACACGAGGCAGCACGATGTCGAACAAGCTCTTGGCCATGGTCAGACCCAACAAAACAAGCCGACGACAACCCCATTCCTCCGCCTGGAACAACACACGACTCCAATCCAATGTCTGACGTCGACGGACCAATTCAGCCACATCACAAACCCACTTCAACTGTTCCCAAGCGTGTTTCGCCCCATGCACACAAAGCAGAATCAGCAGATCTTCCGGACAGAGTCCCATGACTGTTTTGACTGGCAGATGAACCGGCTTCAACCGACTCCAAAACACGCTTCGATCGAGACGGAACCCAAAGTGGCGACGGGTCATGATCCACTGGAGATCCACGGCGACAATGCCGTTCCTTTTTTGGAAAAAGTGATAGGGTTCCTCCGACTCTTGGTCACCTTCCATATCAGAGCTGGTAAGCTGATACCCTAGCGACCACAGGACCTGCCTGGCCTGGGGAATCGATCCTTGATCGACGATCAAATCCACGTCGGCGCATTCACGCAAACCGAGATCGCCATAGGCGGTCTGGGCAAGCGTGACGCCTTTGAAGGGAATGGCATGGACTCCCTTCGCCGCCAACGCATCGAGCACCGCCACGAGTTCCTTGGCCAGCAATGTGTTCAGTAGTGCGTTCGCCTGAATGTGCCGGCGAAAGGCCTCGTGAACGGCTGAGGGTATCGCCGCAGGACAAATCGCAACCAGATTGCGATACACCAACGGCGCCACTCCGTGGTCCTTTGAGAGACGCCAGACCAATTCCCAATCGGCAATCTCATCAGCCAGGTCCGTCACTTCCACTCGAACAAACTCATTGATCGTCGTCCGTGCACAGAGCACGAGCAGCCGTCCCTCACGATGCATCTGAGAGAGTCCGGACGACGGAGCCATCCTTTTAGGCAAGGGAACCATTGTTTGAGAACGCTTCCAACGTGCGGCCCGCGACATCAATTGTTGCCCCATGTCAGTTCTCCATCCTTGCTTGGCACCGTTCCAAGAGCGGCCCCACCAACCGCGGCAAATCCAGCACATCACGGCCGAAGTAGAGCCGATAACAATCCGCCTGCTCAACCAACCGCACAAGCGCTTGAAACTCCCGGCGCGCCACCTCGGCGTCATACACCAACAGGGAATGCGGAAGGATCATCGCCAACGCCTGCTTCTTCGACAGGGATTCAAGGCAACTGTGGGGGGCGTCAACCACCTGAGGAAACAGGATGACTGCAGCTTCACAGGGTTTTCCCAACGGAGCCGGATACAGTTCCTCTGCGTGAAAATAGCGCTTAGGACCTCCTGTGCGAAGAATGGACGGCGGCGCGTCACGCAATTCGGGAAAGAACGATACGGTGTGATCAGTCACATTGATCTTGAGCGGATAGGGCAGAATCTCCACACGAGATCCGTTCAATCGAAAAAACGGATGGTCGTCGGAGAGGTAGCGGTACCCCGACCTGAGGAGGGACAAGAACGACGTGGTCTTCCCCCGTCCACTGAACCCAGGAATCAGTACCCCTCGTCCGTGTTGTTCGAGTGCTGTCGCATGAAACGTATAGAGCCCTCGCCGCTTCAACAGTTCGGTCATGGCGAAATGCACAAAACTCACGCGGATGTCCGATGTCATTTCTTCAGGCCGCACCAGGTAACCGTGAACGGACTGCGTAGCCCCATCGACGACCACGACCCCCTCCCCGTGGAAGTCGGCAATCAGCAACCCGCGGTCAGCATAGATATCGCAGAGCCAGGTCACCTGCCGGTCGACTCCGTCCACAAGTCCGGAGCCCTCGTACAATCGTATGGCGGACGCGGAGGGCTGCACCGGCACAACCTCGCGCCGGTGGACCGCATCGAATTGCATCGTCATCGGCCGGCCATCATGACTCTTGCACTCAAAGTGGTGGAGTAATGCCGCGACGGAAGCGGCCAATGGGGTGGAATTGGTGACGAATTTCATCTCGATGCCGTGGACTGAGAAGCGACACTCGTTCACCGCAATCGTCAGCGACATCACGTTCTCCCTTGCAGTCATGCAGTCGATTGTATCGACCATGCCTATGACCCGGAAGCCGGTCGGTATTCGTCACCGACCGGCTCACGGCCCTCACTGAAAACGGTTACCCTACTTAGGCTCACACCATCTTCCACAGCGGGAGAGAGCGATCGCCGTCACGTCGCGGAGTAATTCATGCTTCACGAGTTCCGGCTTCGCATACTGCTCTTTTTTCTGCTGATCCATTCCGACTCACCTCCTTTCAGTTTGAAGTAACCCTTCCTGTTCCAACTGCGCCACCAAGTCGAGAAGATCGTCCTGCGCTTGCCGAACGGATACGTCGAACCTCTCGCACACCGCTGAGAGGATCCGATCCAATGGACGGTCCCCTCCGCAAAGATTCCAAATCGCTGACCCGGCGGCATTCAACGTGTAATAGCGGCCGGTGACGAGGTTGAGTAAGACACTTTCACCGTCTACCAGGCAACTATGGACGCCTTCGTTCTGCTTGGGAAACACCTCGGACAAAGAATCAACACGCACGTTCCACTGTCGGGTTGTGACCGCCATGGGAACCTCCTCAATCAGATGATGAGAAACAGACGGATCGTCATCACACAGGCTTGTACTCCGACACGATATCGGCTGGATACGTTTGAACACCGGAAGATCGATATCCTTGATCGTCACCATGTAGAGGCGAACATATCGTCATCGCGTCTGTTTCGCTATTCCCAGTGAGGCTGGACGACACCTCCATTTGGGGGAGTTTCGACCTCTGCCTGCGTACTCACACACGGAAACGGCAGTGGAAAGAGAGGGTGAAGGGATAGACACCGGCAAGCGTCAAGGCCGAGCCGCCAGGAATCCGCGGCGGGAATCGACCGAACGATCGGGAATGACCGGGAAAAGGTGAAACTGGACTTACGGGAAATCGGACGGCTGGCCGGGATCTGGGAGAGGAGCGGGTGGAAATGCGACCGTCACGGTGAAGAATTGCCAGTACCGAGAAGGTTCCATGAAATCTCGCCCATCCAACATCAACCAGGCATGGCCCTCAAGCCGTTGGTTGAGCTTCATCACCCCGCAGCGGAATTGAACCGCGAGACCACATCGACGGGCAAATCGATAAAGTGTCAGGGCACGCGGAAAACAGTTTCCCTTCGGATTGTACGGAAACAGCGCAAGCCAACGATCGACATAGTAAACGACGTCTTCCATTGTCTCCTGAACCGGCTCCCCTGCGACCGGATTACAGGTCAACCACCTCAGCAACTGCGGAAGACTCATCACCTGCAACGCGAAACGGATTAAAAACACTGCCATGCCGGTGCCGATGATCAACCGATATCTCCTGATCAGGGCCATGTCGGCCAGTGTAGCAAGGCGCACAGAGAAGTCTACACGATCCAACCTTCTCCACAGACATCGGAAGCAGTCAGGAAGATTCAGCGTGAGGATTCGAACAGGCCCAATTGGAGTTCTTCCGCGCGGGTAAAGGAGATGGGGTACTGCTCGGTGAAGCAGGCATTGCAATACTGCCCCGGGCTGCCGGGAGAAGCTTTCAACATCCCTTCCAGGCTCAAGTAAGCCAGGCTATCGGCGGTGATGTATTTGCGGATTTCTTCCGTGGTATGGCTGGAGGCGATCAACTCTTTCTTGGTCGGCGTATCGATCCCGTAAAAGCAAGGCGACTGAATCGGAGGAGAACTGATCCGCATGTGCACTTCCTTGGCTCCTGCATGGCGCAACATCTTGACGATCTTTCGACTCGTCGTCCCCCGAACCAACGAGTCGTCCACGACGACGACGCGTTTGCCCTCGAGGACTTCTGGAACGGCGTTGAGCTTCACCTTCACGCCGAAGTGGCGAATCGATTGTTCCGGTTCGATGAACGTGCGCCCGACGTAGTGGTTCCGAATGAGTCCGGTTTCGAAGGGAACCCCTGATCCTTCGGCATAACCCAAGGCCGCCGGCACCCCGGAATCCGGCACCGGGATGACGATATCCGCCGGCACCCAAGATTCTTGAGCCAGTTGACGTCCGAACGCTTTCCGGATGGCATACACGGCGCTGCCTCCGAAAATGCGACTGTCCGGGCGAGCGAAATAGACGTACTCGAAGACACACATGGCCGGTTTGGTCGGTGCGAACGGCTTATAGCTCCTGACGCCCTCGTGATCCAGCACGACCAACTCACCCGGCTCGATCTCCCGCACATATTCGGCGTCCAACAAATCGAATGCGCAACTCTCGGACGCCACGATCCAGGCATCGCGAAAACGTCCCAAACAAAGCGGGCGGAATCCATGCGGATCGCGCGCCGCGACAATGCCTTGGTCGGTCATCAGCACCACCGAAAACGCACCACGGACCTGGCTCAGCGAATCGATCACGCGGTCGAGCAGCGTATCGGCCCGCGAATGGGCGATGAGGTGGATGATGACTTCGGTATCGGAAGTCGATTGGAAAATGGCACCGTAAGCTTCCAGCTCGCTGCGAAGCATCGTCGCATTGATGAGGTTGCCGTTGTGCGCCACGGCCAGGTTGCCGAAAGCGAAGTTGACGCTCAGGGGTTGCACATTCTTGAGCCCTGCGCCTCCCGCCGTCGAGTAGCGATTGTGGCCGATGGCCATCGTTCCAGGGAGCCGCGCCAAGGCTTGTTGGGAAAAGATATCGGCGACGAGGCCCTGGCCTTTTTCGATGTAAAAGTGTTCGCCGTCGTTCGAGACAATTCCTGAGGCTTCCTGTCCACGATGTTGCAGCGCGTAGAGGCCGAGATAGGCGAGGTTGGCCGCTTCCTTATGGCCGTAGATGCCGAAGACGGCGCACTCGTCGTGAAATTTGTCGGGAGAAATCAGCGGCAATTCTTTGGTCATGACGTGTCTGTCTTAGTCCTGACCCAGCGCCCGGGGGATCGCCGTTGCCCATCGATCATACAATGTCGTCACTTCGAGATCGACGGAACAACCGGCGGTACGTTGATCGCCTTCCACCTGAATCACCAATCGATCTCCTCCGACGGTCCCGATCCGCGCGGCATGCACACCGACATCCCAGGCCTGGTTGAGCACCCGTTCAACCTGTTCGGATCGTACCGAGAGCAGGATTCGTGACTGGCTTTCCCCAAAAAGCAACGCATCTCGCCGAAGGCCATCGACCGGTAATGTTACCACAGCTCCCAGTCGTTCGTCCGGACCGGAGATACAACATTCCGTCAAGGCGACGGCCAATCCTCCATCGGAACAGTCATGGGCCGACAGCACCAACCCTTCCCGAACGAAGCGGACCGTACAGGCCTGCACCGCCTTCTCAACCTCAAGGTTCAACAATGGCGGCGAACCCTGCTCCCGATGGTGCAATACCTTGAGATATTCCGTCCCCCCGAGATCTTCGCGCGTCTTGCCCAGGAGGATGATCGCATCACCGCTCTGCTTGAACCACTGCGTGACCGCACGATCGGCCGGTTCGATCAAACCAACCATCCCGATCATCGGCGTGGGATAAATCGACAGGTCATTCGTCTCATTGTACAGACTCACATTGCCGCTCACGATAGGTACGTTCAGGGCCTCACAAGCGTCCTTCAGTCCTTCGACGGCAAGGATGAACTGCCACATAACCTCAGGGCGCTGCGGATTCCCGAAGTTCAAACAGTCGGTGACGCCGATCGGCTCCGCCCCCGAGCAGGCAAGGTTGCGCGCACATTCGACAATGGCAATCTTCGCACCTTCATAAGGGTTCAGCAGACAATAGCGTGCGTTGCAATCGACCGACAGCGCCAAGGCCTTGTTCGTTCCCTTGATGCGCAACACCGCGGCATCCGACCCCGGCCGCACCATTGTGTTCGTACGCACCATGTGGTCGTACTGTTCATAGACCCAACGTTTGCTGGCAATGGTCGGTGAATCCAAGAGCGCAAGCAGCGCCGCATTCGCATCCTTCACATCAGGCAAGGCGTCGTAATTCAGCGCCTGCAACATCTCCTGATAGGCAGGCGGCGAACTGGGTCTGTCATAACGTGGGCCCTCGTCGGCGAGCGCCTTGGCGGGAACCTCGGCGACCACTTGGCCATTGTCTTTGAGAACAACCTTTCCCGTCTCGGTCACCCGACCGATCACCGCCACATCTAGATCCCACTTCTGACAAAT
Proteins encoded in this region:
- a CDS encoding Thioredoxin-like produces the protein MKRVLLAGAILLAPLWAIQLLLAAGFFKVGERAPTFALTSVTGDAVSLDHLKGKVVVLGLFHICDPCMAQGTNLQKVHEAMVGKNVAVVGINSSGNSKRDVGEFLSAFPVKVTYPYLLDPNKTTDKLYGGGKFIPNVYVIDQQGVIKWQRVGNMELAGAEVITQEVEKLLAAAPAAGAGSM
- a CDS encoding Amidophosphoribosyltransferase produces the protein MTKELPLISPDKFHDECAVFGIYGHKEAANLAYLGLYALQHRGQEASGIVSNDGEHFYIEKGQGLVADIFSQQALARLPGTMAIGHNRYSTAGGAGLKNVQPLSVNFAFGNLAVAHNGNLINATMLRSELEAYGAIFQSTSDTEVIIHLIAHSRADTLLDRVIDSLSQVRGAFSVVLMTDQGIVAARDPHGFRPLCLGRFRDAWIVASESCAFDLLDAEYVREIEPGELVVLDHEGVRSYKPFAPTKPAMCVFEYVYFARPDSRIFGGSAVYAIRKAFGRQLAQESWVPADIVIPVPDSGVPAALGYAEGSGVPFETGLIRNHYVGRTFIEPEQSIRHFGVKVKLNAVPEVLEGKRVVVVDDSLVRGTTSRKIVKMLRHAGAKEVHMRISSPPIQSPCFYGIDTPTKKELIASSHTTEEIRKYITADSLAYLSLEGMLKASPGSPGQYCNACFTEQYPISFTRAEELQLGLFESSR
- a CDS encoding Phosphoribosylformylglycinamidine synthase, synthetase subunit; amino-acid sequence: MKAREQIITKAVLDQHKLSEEEYKKILEILGREPNWTELGMFSAMWSEHCSYKSSRIHLKKLPTTGPRVVQGPGENAGVVDIGDGLCAVFKMESHNHPSFIEPYQGAATGVGGILRDIFTMGARPIALLNSLRFGGLDNANTRHLLKGVVSGIAGYGNCMGVPTVGGEIVFNDIYALNPLVNVFCLGIARKDKIFLGKAAGVGNPVIYVGSKTGRDGIHGATMASDSFDEGAMQKRPTVQVGDPFTEKLLLEACLELMSGDLLVGIQDMGAAGLTSSACEMASREGTGVELELAHVPRREPGMTPYEIMLSESQERMLMVAKAGREDEVIKICQKWDLDVAVIGRVTETGKVVLKDNGQVVAEVPAKALADEGPRYDRPSSPPAYQEMLQALNYDALPDVKDANAALLALLDSPTIASKRWVYEQYDHMVRTNTMVRPGSDAAVLRIKGTNKALALSVDCNARYCLLNPYEGAKIAIVECARNLACSGAEPIGVTDCLNFGNPQRPEVMWQFILAVEGLKDACEALNVPIVSGNVSLYNETNDLSIYPTPMIGMVGLIEPADRAVTQWFKQSGDAIILLGKTREDLGGTEYLKVLHHREQGSPPLLNLEVEKAVQACTVRFVREGLVLSAHDCSDGGLAVALTECCISGPDERLGAVVTLPVDGLRRDALLFGESQSRILLSVRSEQVERVLNQAWDVGVHAARIGTVGGDRLVIQVEGDQRTAGCSVDLEVTTLYDRWATAIPRALGQD